Sequence from the Pontibacter pudoricolor genome:
AACGATTAGTCCGGCTGCAGTAACGAACAGAGTAGATTTTGTGAGTTGCATGCTAGCCAGTTTCAGGCGCCACTTCAGCATGTTTTCCGAACCACGCGACCACAGCATGTTGGCAACTATAGCCAGCAACAGGGCAAAGGCCGCCCAGTAAATTTTATAAATGGTAAATGGCCACACAAAATGCCCGTAGCCGTTCATGGCCGAGTACGTAATTCCCGGATCGGAACTATAGGAGTATAGCGTGTGCTCGAAGCCCAGCTGGCCTTTAAAGATGTTGAGCAGGTAATACACCACCATCACAAAATGGCCGATGAACTTGTTGTTTACGATTACCTGCACCAGCATCGCCAGCACGCACAACAGCAGGTAGTCTATCAGGTTAATGCCAAAAAGGCCCTGCAGGTACACATCGATCTCATACTTATAGTAGCCTTTAAACGTCTGGATGATGATACCGCAGATCATGATCACGAACAGCAACACCACCTGCACCAGCATCAGGGCAGTCATTTTAGAAGCGAACGGCACCCAGTTTGGAATTGGCAGCGCATCGTAGATCTGGTTGATGCTGTTATCGCGCTCGCGCCACACCAGCTCGCCGGAATAAAACGTGATGATGATCAGGAAGAACAGCGCAAAGGTACCGTTCAGTACCGTTACCACCTGCGAGGTAACCGGGAAGGTATTGGTATCATACATTTTACCAACCTGCGCCCCGGACACAAACAGGAAAATGATACCGGCGGTAACGATAGCGATAAAGTAAACACTCCTGATAATGCCATTAAACTCCAGCTTGCTCAGCTTAAAATACTGCTTCAGGCTCAGGTTAAACGAAAAGCTCTGCGATACTTTTGGCAGGTTCAGGCGCTCTGATGGCACAATCGCCCCTACGGCTTCGGCGCTGTTTTTACGACGGAACAATTTTATGCCGGTATTGGCAAACGAGAAACTGAATTTATAGTAGCAGAACGCCAGCAGGCCCAAACCTATAGTTAGCCAAAGCCCACGGTTCAGGAGTACATATTCGCTGAAAGGCAGCATTAAGGTGTTTCGCTCAGCAGTGGTCCAGTAGCGTTGGGTCAGGTAAATGGCAGATGCGCCCAGCGGGTCGGTCAGGTTGGCAATAAACTCATTATCCAGGTCACTGGTAAGGCTGCTGGCAATGCCGTACATCACTAAAAAGATAACACCACCTACGTAAATAGAAAGTGCGCTGCGGGTAAGGGTGGCCAGTGTAAAGAAGATGGAACCGGTAAGCAGCAGGTTGGGGATGATGATGGTTAAGTAAGGCTGTATGTACCAAAGCAGGTTGAACGGGCCAACCTTTTCAGGCTCCATCCATGGCATAAAAGTAGCGGCCATAGCGCCCAGCGCCACACCCGTAAACACAAACAGCGTAACCAGAAAAGAACCTGTAAAGCGGCCGAAAATATAACCGGCTTTTGAGATGGGAGTAGTATAGTACAACGAATGGGTTTTGTGCTCAAAATCCCGGAAGATAGGCGTACCCATCATAGAACAGGTGATCAGCACACCAAACCAGCTCAGTAACGTTACGATCCAGTTGATCTGGTAAGGAGAATTGGCAAACACTTTTCCGCCGCTGGCATCGCCGATTATAACGCTGGCACCAAAAGCACCACCCAGCCCCAGCATAGCGAAAAAGGCCATCAGGAACAGGATGAAGAAATAGATATAAGTAGCCGGACGCTTCATCCGGTACTTGAGTTCGAATAAGAAGATCTCTTTGAACATCTCTTTAATAATTAGGAATGATGAGTTATTAATTATGAATTAATGTCTTGTGTCAAAATTTGTATGAATATGAAACAGAATGTGGTGGCTGATAAGTCATATGCCTTTGCGCTTCGCGTTGTTAAGTTGTATAAGCACCTGCGTTTTACTGAGCAGGAATTCATACTTTCAAAACAAGTGCTCAGGAGCGGAACATCGATCGGGGCTAATGTGGAGGAAGCCATTGCTGCCAGTTCCCGTGCCGATTTTGTAAACAAACTGAATATTGCTGCTAAAGAAACCCGCGAAACAATTTACTGGCTAAGACTACTAAAAGACAGTGAATTTATTTCAATCAAGTCTTTCGGATCAGTTTATCAGGATGCTACTGAACTTCAGAAAATCCTGAGCAGTATTCTGCTAACCACTAAAGCCATTCATAATTCATAATTTCTAATTCATAATTACTTCAGCAGGCTCAGTGCGCCCGCCTTTGGTAGCTTCATGTATTCTGCTGAAGTACACGTCTTCCAGGTCTGCGTTAACCGGTTCGAAGTCGATACCAGGCTGCGCATCGCTGAGCACATGGATAATGGTTTTGCCGGCAAACAGGCGCGATGAGATCACATCGTACTGTTGCTGGTGCGCAGCCAGTTCTGATTTATGGATGAACTTGCGCCAGATACGGCCGTTCAGGCTATTAATCACTTCCAGCGGGTCGCCCGTTAGCAGCACTTCGCCTTTGTTGATGATGGCAAAGTTGCGGCACAGGTCGGTTACGTCTTCCACGATGTGTGTAGAAAGGATAACGATGATATTTTCCCCGATCTCGCTAAGTAAATTATGGAAACGGTTGCGCTCTGCAGGGTCCAGACCGGCGGTTGGCTCATCCACTATAATCAACTGCGGGTTTCCCAACAGGGCCTGCGCAATACCAAAACGCTGCTTCATGCCACCGGAGTAGCCGCCCAGGTTTTTCTTGCGCACATCGTACAGGTTGGTTTGCTGCAGCAACGCGGCCACTACTCCCCTGCGTTCTTTATTATCACTGATGCCTTTTAATACAGCAAAGTGGTCCAGCATTTCTTCAGCGCTTACCTTCGGGTAAACTCCGAACTCCTGTGGCAGGTAACCCAGCACTTTGCGCATTTCTTCTTTCTGGCGCAGCACATCCAGGTCGCCCAGCATAATGCTGCCGGTGTCGGCTTCCTGCAGCGTGGCTATAGTTCGCATAAGCGATGATTTGCCGGCGCCGTTGGGCCCAAGCAAGCCAAACATTCCCTTCGGGATGGTCAGGTTAATGTTTTTAAGCGCCTGGGTGCCATTAGGGTAGGTTTTGGACAGATTCTGTATGACAAGTTCCATAGTTGTATTTTATACTTGATTTTTTCGGTTTCCAGAGATAACTATAACTAAAGAAAATCAAACTATATTTCCATTCAAAATAAACTATACAAACCTGCTCTTTTTCACGACCAACCTGAGTTATAGTTGTTTAAGCCGCGGGTGTACCTGTGGTTATCATTGTTTGGGGCACTTAGCAGTAGTTTATAGTTTGCATTCAGGAAAACTACCTGTGCTATAGTTGCTCATCTGCCTGCTTACTGCGTTCTTGCATACTCCTGCTATTTTAGCTGCAACCTAACGTAACAATTATTACTTTTGCGCTATATACTTACAAAAAACGATTATGCTCCGAACTCATACTTGCGGCGAACTACGAATAGATAATGTAGGCGAGGAAGTTATCCTGGCTGGCTGGGTACAGCGCCTGCGCGACAAAGGCGGAATGCTCTGGATTGACCTGCGCGACCGCTATGGTATCACCCAGCTTAGCTTTGAAGAAGGCATGACGCCGGAAGCGCTGCTGAACCAGGCACGCAGCCTGGGCCGTGAATTTGTGATCAGAGTGGTAGGTAAAGTAATCGAGCGCGAATCTAAAAACGATAAAATTCCTACCGGTGCAATAGAGCTGAAAGTGACCAAGCTTGAAATACTCAACGCAGCCAAGTTGCCACCTTTCATGATCGAAGATGAGACGGATGGGGGAGACGATCTGCGCATGAAATACCGTTACCTGGACCTGCGTCGTAACCCGGTGCGTCGTAACCTGGAGCTGCGCCACCGCGTGATGCGCGAGACCCGCAATTACCTGGACGGACATTACTTTATCGAAGTAGAAACGCCTGTTCTGATCAAATCTACGCCGGAAGGTGCACGCGATTTTGTGGTGCCAAGCCGCATGAACCCGGGAGAATTCTACGCCCTGCCACAGTCGCCGCAAACGTTTAAGCAGCTGCTGATGGTATCTGGTTTCGATAAGTATTACCAGATCGTGAAATGCTTTAGAGATGAAGATTTACGTGCCGACCGTCAGCCGGAATTTACCCAGATAGACTGCGAACTTTCTTTCGTGACCCAGGAAGATATCCTGAATACGTTTGAAGGTTTGATTCACCACCTGTTCCAGAAAGTAAAAGGCATTGACCTGCCGAAACTACCACGCATGACCTATGCCGATGCGATGCGCCTGTATGGTTCTGATAAGCCGGACACCCGTTTCGGGATGCAGTTTGTGGAGCTGAATAACCTGGTAAAAAACAAAGGCTTTAAGGTGTTTGATGATGCCGAACTTATAGTTGGTATTAATGCCACTGGCGCTGCCAGCTACACCCGTAAGCAACTCGATGAGCTGACTGACTTTGTAAAGCGTCCGCAAATCGGGGCGACCGGCCTGGTGTATGCCCGTGTGAATGAAGATGGCTCTGTTAAATCATCGGTTGATAAATTCTACTCGCCGGATGACCTGGCAGAGTGGGCTGCAGCCTTTAACGCTAAACCTGGCGACCTGTTACTAGTATTGGCCGGCGGTAAAGACAAAA
This genomic interval carries:
- a CDS encoding four helix bundle protein; translated protein: MNMKQNVVADKSYAFALRVVKLYKHLRFTEQEFILSKQVLRSGTSIGANVEEAIAASSRADFVNKLNIAAKETRETIYWLRLLKDSEFISIKSFGSVYQDATELQKILSSILLTTKAIHNS
- the aspS gene encoding aspartate--tRNA ligase, with product MLRTHTCGELRIDNVGEEVILAGWVQRLRDKGGMLWIDLRDRYGITQLSFEEGMTPEALLNQARSLGREFVIRVVGKVIERESKNDKIPTGAIELKVTKLEILNAAKLPPFMIEDETDGGDDLRMKYRYLDLRRNPVRRNLELRHRVMRETRNYLDGHYFIEVETPVLIKSTPEGARDFVVPSRMNPGEFYALPQSPQTFKQLLMVSGFDKYYQIVKCFRDEDLRADRQPEFTQIDCELSFVTQEDILNTFEGLIHHLFQKVKGIDLPKLPRMTYADAMRLYGSDKPDTRFGMQFVELNNLVKNKGFKVFDDAELIVGINATGAASYTRKQLDELTDFVKRPQIGATGLVYARVNEDGSVKSSVDKFYSPDDLAEWAAAFNAKPGDLLLVLAGGKDKTRKALNELRLEMGTRLGLRNKDTFSALWVVDFPLLEWDEEAGRFHAMHHPFTSPKPEDLELIDDRPSDIRANAYDMVINGVEVGGGSIRIHDRRLQEQMFRLLGFSNDEAKAQFGFLMEAFEYGAPPHGGIAFGFDRLCSIFGGSDSIRDYIAFPKNNSGRDVMIDAPSPISDAQLDELHIKMKNIAAPEKK
- a CDS encoding ABC transporter ATP-binding protein, whose amino-acid sequence is MELVIQNLSKTYPNGTQALKNINLTIPKGMFGLLGPNGAGKSSLMRTIATLQEADTGSIMLGDLDVLRQKEEMRKVLGYLPQEFGVYPKVSAEEMLDHFAVLKGISDNKERRGVVAALLQQTNLYDVRKKNLGGYSGGMKQRFGIAQALLGNPQLIIVDEPTAGLDPAERNRFHNLLSEIGENIIVILSTHIVEDVTDLCRNFAIINKGEVLLTGDPLEVINSLNGRIWRKFIHKSELAAHQQQYDVISSRLFAGKTIIHVLSDAQPGIDFEPVNADLEDVYFSRIHEATKGGRTEPAEVIMN